A genomic stretch from Nocardia wallacei includes:
- a CDS encoding cytochrome P450 family protein has product MLESVSHPIVLNPDGVDIQGESARIRAQGPVTAVALHDGVRAWSVTDQAILRDLLRDKRVSKDPRQHWPAFREGRITPAWGLFTWVAVTNMFTAYGADHTRLRRLVQPAFTQRRTDAMRPRIEAITADLLDRLAQTPPGEAVDLREEFAYPLPIRVISELMGVPESLNPGLRTCVDGIFDTSLTPEQAQANFAEMQRILRELVEYRRGTPGDDMTSVLIAHRSEEDGSALTEQELVDTLLLVISAGHETTVNLLDQAIYLLLTRPDQLAQLESGAVDWKNDLVEEVLRYEAPVAHLPLRYAVEDIDIETADGVVHIGRGEPILASYAAANRDPKVHGDTADQFDVTRINKAHMAFGYGAHLCLGAPLARLEAEVALPALFRRFPGMRLAADRSELGTVASFISNGHKRLPVRLTA; this is encoded by the coding sequence ATGTTGGAGTCTGTGTCGCATCCGATCGTCCTGAATCCCGACGGCGTGGACATTCAGGGCGAGTCCGCCCGCATCCGCGCGCAGGGGCCCGTCACCGCGGTCGCGCTACACGACGGTGTGCGCGCCTGGTCCGTGACCGACCAGGCCATCCTCCGGGATCTGCTGCGCGACAAGCGCGTATCCAAGGACCCGCGGCAGCACTGGCCCGCCTTCCGGGAGGGCCGCATCACCCCGGCCTGGGGTCTGTTCACCTGGGTGGCGGTGACCAACATGTTCACCGCCTACGGCGCGGACCACACCCGCCTGCGCCGGCTGGTCCAGCCCGCGTTCACCCAGCGGCGCACCGACGCGATGCGACCGCGCATCGAGGCGATCACCGCCGACCTGCTGGATCGGCTCGCGCAGACGCCGCCCGGCGAAGCGGTCGACCTCCGCGAGGAATTCGCCTACCCGCTGCCCATCCGGGTCATCTCCGAACTGATGGGCGTGCCCGAGTCGCTCAATCCCGGCCTGCGCACCTGCGTCGACGGCATCTTCGACACCTCCCTGACACCCGAGCAGGCCCAGGCCAATTTCGCCGAGATGCAGCGCATCCTGCGCGAGCTGGTGGAATATCGGCGCGGCACTCCCGGTGACGATATGACCAGCGTGCTCATCGCGCACCGCAGCGAGGAGGACGGCTCGGCACTGACCGAACAGGAACTCGTCGACACCCTGCTGCTGGTGATCAGCGCCGGACACGAGACCACTGTGAATTTGCTGGATCAGGCGATCTACCTCCTGCTGACCCGGCCGGACCAGCTGGCGCAGCTGGAGTCCGGCGCGGTCGACTGGAAGAACGATCTGGTCGAGGAGGTGCTGCGGTACGAGGCGCCGGTCGCGCATCTGCCGCTGCGCTACGCCGTCGAGGACATCGATATCGAGACCGCCGACGGCGTCGTCCACATCGGCCGCGGCGAACCGATTCTCGCCTCCTACGCCGCGGCCAATCGCGACCCGAAGGTGCACGGCGACACCGCCGACCAGTTCGATGTGACGCGAATCAACAAGGCGCACATGGCCTTCGGCTACGGCGCGCACCTGTGCCTGGGCGCGCCGCTGGCCCGGCTGGAGGCCGAGGTGGCGCTGCCCGCCCTCTTCCGCCGCTTCCCCGGCATGCGGCTGGCTGCCGACCGGTCGGAACTGGGCACGGTGGCGAGTTTCATCTCCAACGGCCACAAACGACTGCCCGTGCGGCTGACCGCCTGA